A DNA window from Jaculus jaculus isolate mJacJac1 chromosome 1, mJacJac1.mat.Y.cur, whole genome shotgun sequence contains the following coding sequences:
- the LOC101597632 gene encoding disintegrin and metalloproteinase domain-containing protein 20-like, which yields MRQDKGPFHRTEALDSLSDDSSLRNYQTSQENNVGGRTEEDDGIPTAVIVHRFVAQYDEFIHQLTMSKDQSCCSDGWNQPEYRTLSVSAACYQARGKTQASRMPAFLWLTLQDMVCADKALIHVRISRVQLWLGVCLALSAYPLSGHAQPHTHPEVVIPLRVSATSGDIRSPTWLSYSMRFGGQRHIAHLKVKRVLVSSPFSVFTYTKQGALQEDQPFIPMDCYYYGYVEGDPESMVAINTCLGGFQGTIQINNTSYEIKPKNLSSTFEHLIYKLDSNDTQQSHMRCGLTEEELQRQMKFQDSDNTILMQSGYEGWWTHEHFVEVAVVVDNNHFVHRKRNATIIQIEALTIFVIINEYYTSLETDVFIRGLEIWTERNPIHIKGNMSDIMRLFCDWKANIVHRLPHDSIQFIVRHSYGILVGLGYVKTVCGNKYNCGINSFANENIKVLSHVMAHEVGHNLGMYHDNKTCVCGQRFCIMYEYVSDSRRWSNCSYGEAYNTFMTRACIRNIPKPLKAVTKKHEVCGNGVVEDGEVCDCGSKESCMKDPCCMADCTLKNGSDCAVGGCCKDCRFVPSGTLCRDVANECDLPEWCNGTSQECPHDVYMQGGSPCKDNNYCYEKKCHNREEQCHQIFGNQSRSAEQRCYKEVNLRGDRFGNCGMTARNYLRCHPPHVLCGRIQCVNVTDFPNMKGHTTVHLRQVDDITCWGIDYHWGLKTPDVGEVEDGNACGVNKMCLRRKCVPLKVLQRDCNSKTCKRRGVCNNKGHCHCDVGWKPPNCLTAVLSFKQCNYSHAPSAPFPISVDNIALLAFMSHGDMDMLRAAKQDSSSI from the exons TTCTCTTCGTAATTACCAAACGTCACAGGAAAACAATGTCGgaggaaggacagaggaggacgATGGTATCCCAACTGCG GTGATTGTGCATCGCTTTGTGGCACAGTATGATGAATTTATACATCAGCTTACAATGTCTAAGGATCAA tcCTGCTGCTCTGATGGATGGAATCAACCAGAATACAGAACACTGAGTGTCAGCGCTGCGTGCTACCAGGCCAGAGGGAAGACACAGGCATCAAGGATGCCTGCCTTTCTTTGGCTTACTCTGCAGGACATGGTCTGTGCGGATAAGGCCCTGATTCATGTGAGGATTTCAAGGGTGCAGCTATGGCTGGGGGTTTGCCTCGCCCTTTCTGCATATCCCCTGAGTGGGCATGCTCAGCCCCATACACATCCAGAAGTGGTGATACCATTGAGGGTCTCTGCCACTAGTGGAGACATAAGGTCTCCAACCTGGTTGTCCTATAGTATGAGATTTGGGGGCCAGAGACACATTGCCCACCTGAAGGTCAAGCGGGTGCTGGTATCCAGTCCGTTTTCTGTGTTTACCTACACTAAGCAGGGTGCCCTTCAAGAAGACCAGCCTTTCATCCCAATGGACTGCTACTACTATGGGTATGTGGAAGGGGACCCAGAGTCCATGGTTGCTATCAACACCTGCCTGGGGGGCTTTCAAGGAACAATACAGATAAATAACACCAGTTATGAAATCAAGCCCAAGAACCTTTCTTCCACATTTGAACATCTGATTTATAAATTGGACAGCAACGACACCCAGCAGTCCCACATGAGATGTGGACTAACAGAAGAAGAACTACAGCGACAAATGAAGTTTCAAGACAGTGACAACACTATACTGATGCAAAGTGGCTATGAGGGCTGGTGGACGCATGAACACTTCGTTGAAGTTGCAGTTGTTGTAGATAATAATCACTTTGTACATCGAAAACGTAATGCCACGATAATTCAGATAGAAGCTCTTACGATTTTCGTTATTATAAATGAATATTATACGTCTCTGGAAACAGATGTGTTTATAAGGGGGCTTGAGATTTGGACTGAAAGAAATCCAATTCATATAAAGGGAAACATGAGTGATATCATGAGACTATTTTGCGATTGGAAGGCAAATATTGTTCACCGCCTTCCTCATGATAGTATACAATTTATTGTAAGGCACTCCTATGGAATACTTGTGGGTTTAGGGTATGTGAAAACAGTATGTGGTAACAAATATAATTGTGGAATAAATTCCTTTGCAAATGAGAACATAAAAGTTCTTTCACACGTTATGGCACATGAGGTGGGTCATAATTTGGGCATGTATCATGATAACAAGACATGTGTTTGTGGCCAGAGGTTCTGTATCATGTATGAATATGTAAGTGATTCCAGACGTTGGAGCAACTGTAGTTATGGAGAGGCATATAACACTTTTATGACACGTGCCTGTATACGCAATATTCCAAAACCATTGAAAGCTGTCACCAAGAAACATGAGGTCTGTGGGAATGGTGTGGTTGAAGATGGAGAAGTATGTGACTGTGGATCCAAGGAATCTTGTATGAAAGATCCCTGTTGCATGGCAGATTGCACTCTGAAAAATGGTTCTGATTGTGCTGTGGGGGGTTGTTGCAAAGACTGCCGCTTTGTGCCATCAGGCACACTGTGTAGAGACGTGGCAAATGAGTGTGATCTTCCTGAGTGGTGCAATGGAACTTCCCAGGAATGTCCTCATGATGTGTATATGCAGGGAGGAAGCCCTTGCAAGGACAATAACTACTGCTATGAAAAGAAGTGTCATAATCGTGAGGAACAGTGTCACCAAATTTTTGGCAACCAATCCAGAAGTGCAGAACAGAGGTGCTACAAGGAAGTGAACCTCCGAGGTGACCGTTTTGGCAACTGTGGTATGACAGCTCGCAATTACTTAAGATGTCATCCCCCACATGTCCTTTGTGGCCGAATTCAGTGTGTGAATGTGACAGATTTTCCCAATATGAAAGGTCATACCACTGTGCATTTGCGTCAAGTCGATGACATCACTTGCTGGGGTATTGACTACCACTGGGGGCTGAaaacacctgatgttggtgaagtGGAAGATGGCAATGCCTGTGGTGTGAACAAAATGTGTTTGCGCAGGAAGTGTGTTCCTTTGAAAGTTTTGCAACGAGATTGCAATTCTAAAACCTGCAAAAGGAGAGGAGTCTGCAACAAtaaaggtcactgccattgtgATGTAGGATGGAAACCACCAAACTGCCTGACAGCTG TACTTTCTTTTAAGCAGTGCAATTACAGCCATGCACCCTCGGCTCCATTTCCCATCTCTGTAGACAACATTGCTCTGCTGGCCTTTATGTCCCACGGGGACATGGACATGCTGAGAGCAGCAAAGCAGGACTCCTCAAGCATCTGA